Proteins from one Aquila chrysaetos chrysaetos chromosome 5, bAquChr1.4, whole genome shotgun sequence genomic window:
- the IDH3A gene encoding isocitrate dehydrogenase [NAD] subunit alpha, mitochondrial isoform X1: MAAAAWMPTVSRLLGAFKNQKQVTRSFGSAVQTVTLIPGDGIGPEISAAVMKIFDAAKAPIQWEERNVTAIQGPGGKWMIPPDAKESMDKNKMGLKGPLKTPIAAGHPSMNLLLRKTFDLYANVRPCVSIEGYKTPYTDVNIVTIRENTEGEYSGIEHVIVEGVVQSIKLITEEASKRIAEFAFEYARNNQRSHVTAVHKANIMRMSDGLFLRKCREAAENCKDIKFNEMYLDTVCLNMVQDPSQFDVLVMPNLYGDILSDLCAGLIGGLGVTPSGNIGANGVAIFESVHGTAPDIAGKDLANPTALLLSAVMMLRHMGLHKHATKIETACFDTIKDGKVLTKDLGGSAKCSEFTEEICRRVQDTD; the protein is encoded by the exons ATGGCCGCAGCCGCGTGGATGCCTACG GTTTCTCGATTGCTAGGTGctttcaaaaaccaaaaacaggTGACCAGAAGTTTTGGTAGTGCT GTACAAACAGTAACTTTAATCCCAGGAGATGGCATAGGACCTGagatttctgctgctgtcatgAAGATCTTTGATGCTGCCAAA GCTCCTATTCAGTGGGAAGAGAGGAATGTTACAGCTATCCAAGGACCAGGAGGGAAGTGGATGATACCTCCAGATGCCAAAGAATCCATGGATAAAAACAAAATGGGATTAAAAG ggcCTTTAAAGACCCCAATTGCTGCAGGGCATCCATCAATGAATCTGCTTCTGCGTAAAACCTTTGACCTTTATGCAAATGTACGTCCCTGTGTCTCAATTGAAGGGTATAAAACCCCATATACAGATGTGAATATTGTCACAATTCGAGAGAACACAGAAGGCGAATACAGTGGAATTGAGCATGTG ATTGTTGAAGGTGTTGTGCAAAGTATCAAGCTAATCACAGAAGAAGCTAGCAAGCGTATTGCAGAATTTGCTTTTGAGTATGCCAGAAATAATCAGAGAAGCCATGTTACTGCCGTGCACAAGGCAAATATTAT GAGAATGTCTGATGGGCTTTTCTTGAGAAAatgcagggaggcagcagaaaactgtaaagatattaaatttaatgaaatgtaTCTGGATACTGTGTGTCTGAAT ATGGTTCAAGATCCATCACAATTTGATGTGCTTGTTATGCCAAACTTGTATGGTGACATCCTCAG tgacttgtGTGCTGGACTGATTGGGGGTCTTGGAGTAACACCAAGTGGAAATATTGGTGCTAATGGAGTTGCGATTTTTGAATCG GTTCATGGCACGGCACCAGACATTGCAGGAAAAGATTTGGCAAATCCAACTGCCCTTCTTCTGAGTGCTGTAATGATGTTGCGTCACATGGGACTACACAAACATGCCACAAAAATTGAGACAGCTTGCTTTGATACAATTAAAGATGGAAAG gtcTTGACAAAAGACTTGGGAGGTAGCGCCAAGTGTTCGGAATTCACAGAGGAGATCTGCCGCAGAGTGCAGGACACAGACTAA
- the IDH3A gene encoding isocitrate dehydrogenase [NAD] subunit alpha, mitochondrial isoform X2, whose amino-acid sequence MAAAAWMPTVSRLLGAFKNQKQVQTVTLIPGDGIGPEISAAVMKIFDAAKAPIQWEERNVTAIQGPGGKWMIPPDAKESMDKNKMGLKGPLKTPIAAGHPSMNLLLRKTFDLYANVRPCVSIEGYKTPYTDVNIVTIRENTEGEYSGIEHVIVEGVVQSIKLITEEASKRIAEFAFEYARNNQRSHVTAVHKANIMRMSDGLFLRKCREAAENCKDIKFNEMYLDTVCLNMVQDPSQFDVLVMPNLYGDILSDLCAGLIGGLGVTPSGNIGANGVAIFESVHGTAPDIAGKDLANPTALLLSAVMMLRHMGLHKHATKIETACFDTIKDGKVLTKDLGGSAKCSEFTEEICRRVQDTD is encoded by the exons ATGGCCGCAGCCGCGTGGATGCCTACG GTTTCTCGATTGCTAGGTGctttcaaaaaccaaaaacag GTACAAACAGTAACTTTAATCCCAGGAGATGGCATAGGACCTGagatttctgctgctgtcatgAAGATCTTTGATGCTGCCAAA GCTCCTATTCAGTGGGAAGAGAGGAATGTTACAGCTATCCAAGGACCAGGAGGGAAGTGGATGATACCTCCAGATGCCAAAGAATCCATGGATAAAAACAAAATGGGATTAAAAG ggcCTTTAAAGACCCCAATTGCTGCAGGGCATCCATCAATGAATCTGCTTCTGCGTAAAACCTTTGACCTTTATGCAAATGTACGTCCCTGTGTCTCAATTGAAGGGTATAAAACCCCATATACAGATGTGAATATTGTCACAATTCGAGAGAACACAGAAGGCGAATACAGTGGAATTGAGCATGTG ATTGTTGAAGGTGTTGTGCAAAGTATCAAGCTAATCACAGAAGAAGCTAGCAAGCGTATTGCAGAATTTGCTTTTGAGTATGCCAGAAATAATCAGAGAAGCCATGTTACTGCCGTGCACAAGGCAAATATTAT GAGAATGTCTGATGGGCTTTTCTTGAGAAAatgcagggaggcagcagaaaactgtaaagatattaaatttaatgaaatgtaTCTGGATACTGTGTGTCTGAAT ATGGTTCAAGATCCATCACAATTTGATGTGCTTGTTATGCCAAACTTGTATGGTGACATCCTCAG tgacttgtGTGCTGGACTGATTGGGGGTCTTGGAGTAACACCAAGTGGAAATATTGGTGCTAATGGAGTTGCGATTTTTGAATCG GTTCATGGCACGGCACCAGACATTGCAGGAAAAGATTTGGCAAATCCAACTGCCCTTCTTCTGAGTGCTGTAATGATGTTGCGTCACATGGGACTACACAAACATGCCACAAAAATTGAGACAGCTTGCTTTGATACAATTAAAGATGGAAAG gtcTTGACAAAAGACTTGGGAGGTAGCGCCAAGTGTTCGGAATTCACAGAGGAGATCTGCCGCAGAGTGCAGGACACAGACTAA